The Nocardioides panzhihuensis genome has a segment encoding these proteins:
- a CDS encoding flagellar protein FlgN → MPDVAITFSDLEAAASSLGTIIDEFDNATSRSEDLEADIGDPFDKSELRDQACDFEERWDDKRDELKESLEGVKKHIDDVVSGFKGGDNDMAVAFTAKE, encoded by the coding sequence GTGCCAGATGTAGCGATTACATTCTCCGATCTCGAGGCGGCGGCCTCCAGCTTGGGGACGATCATCGATGAGTTCGACAATGCCACCAGTAGATCCGAGGATCTCGAGGCTGATATCGGTGACCCGTTCGACAAGAGCGAGCTGCGCGATCAGGCGTGTGACTTCGAGGAGCGCTGGGACGACAAGCGCGATGAGCTCAAGGAGAGTCTCGAAGGCGTGAAGAAGCACATCGATGATGTCGTTAGTGGCTTCAAAGGCGGAGACAACGATATGGCCGTGGCATTCACGGCCAAAGAGTAG